The following proteins are encoded in a genomic region of Montipora foliosa isolate CH-2021 chromosome 8, ASM3666993v2, whole genome shotgun sequence:
- the LOC137967315 gene encoding homeobox protein pnx-like produces the protein MDPRLNCTSSSRFSIDNILRDKREEQEVRFQIKNQHQDSSEFLRHNVHPYPPLCGALAPWPQYPLHGCPLFNRSRKTSTVTQHEGNVRERKRGRDPTKKRKRTAFTGSQVKELEGEFRRSKYLTISRRTELSKSLKLTETQIKIWFQNRRTKWKRKISAEMQFSARTSGNMYAGPPHPGIHHCNQYCNPGNGTPYNFCHSSFSPVFCSPQLSYQSKNTTPAKF, from the exons ATGGATCCACGATTAAATTGTACCAGCTCATCACGCTTCTCTATTGATAACATTCTTCGCGACAAGAGAGAAGAACAAGAAGTccgttttcaaataaaaaatcagCATCAAGATAGCTCTGAATTTCTTCGACATAATGTGCATCCATATCCTCCTCTCTGTGGCGCTCTGGCTCCGTGGCCACAATATCCATTGCATGGCTGTCCGCTTTTTAACAGATCAAGGAAGACATCAACTG TAACACAGCATGAAGGAAATGTTCGAGAACGAAAAAGAGGCAGAGACCCAACCAAGAAGCGAAAACGAACGGCATTCACTGGCTCACAAGTGAAGGAACTCGAGGGTGAATTTCGAAGAAGCAAATACTTGACAATTTCTCGACGAACGGAACTTTCAAAGTCGCTCAAGCTCACGGAAACGCAAATAAAGATCTGGTTCCAAAATCGTCGAACGAAATGGAAGAGGAAGATTTCTGCAGAAATGCAATTCAGCGCACGAACATCCGGGAACATGTATGCTGGTCCTCCACATCCGGGAATTCATCATTGCAACCAGTATTGTAACCCTGGCAATGGGACACCGTACAACTTCTGCCACTCGAGTTTTAGTCCAGTATTTTGTAGTCCTCAGCTGTCTTATCAGTCGAAAAATACAACTCCTGCAAAATTTTGA